From the genome of Candidatus Nanopelagicales bacterium, one region includes:
- a CDS encoding Fur family transcriptional regulator, with amino-acid sequence MVIGVRSTRPRRLVAEALESFDDFRSAQEIHDALAARGESVGRATVYRTLRAMALTPNVDVMVRPDGETVYRHCTPNHHHHLVCRGCGVTIEIVGPVVEQWSNQTAAEHGFDEVSHTLEVFGRCAACRQRDQLRGAGRRRRSATGDSA; translated from the coding sequence ATGGTGATCGGCGTTCGATCCACCCGACCGAGGCGACTCGTCGCCGAGGCGTTGGAGTCCTTCGACGACTTCCGCTCCGCCCAGGAGATCCACGACGCGCTGGCCGCTCGGGGCGAGTCGGTCGGTCGCGCCACCGTCTACCGCACGCTTCGCGCGATGGCCCTGACGCCGAACGTCGACGTGATGGTGCGACCGGACGGCGAGACCGTGTACCGGCACTGCACTCCGAACCATCACCACCACTTGGTGTGTCGTGGATGCGGCGTGACCATCGAGATCGTCGGCCCCGTCGTGGAGCAGTGGTCCAACCAGACCGCAGCCGAGCACGGTTTCGACGAGGTCTCGCACACCCTGGAGGTGTTCGGTCGCTGCGCCGCCTGCCGGCAGCGCGACCAGCTGCGCGGGGCGGGCCGTCGGCGCAGGAGCGCGACGGGCGACAGCGCCTGA